The Nitrospira tepida genome includes a window with the following:
- a CDS encoding sigma-54 interaction domain-containing protein, with product MSSPATNTPLHGLEPDSALRAILEGTATETGERFFQSLVQNLARALNTHGAWVTEYFADTRRLRALAFWMDGRWVQNYEVDIAGSPCERVIDTKRLVHFPDRLLELYPNEPDVLAIGAVSYMGVPLEDTDGTILGHLAVIDRRPLPEEPRIHAIFQIFAARAAAELRRLRSEAQVREREEKLSGLVRSALDAIIELDDALTVTRLNPAAEDIFSNRGPDLIGRHVSALLTVESSKTLTKLIDELRTMPEGRRSLWIAGGLTARRGAGAEFPAEATLSQFELRRRTFYTLILRDVNERLEAERKIRSLTAETELLRQELQALQQYDAIIGESAPLRHVLRDVAQVAETDATVLIMGETGTGKELIARAIHGASRRRERPLVTVNCAAIPSSLIESEFFGHEPGAFTGATKRREGRFALADKGTIFLDEIGELPLDLQGKLLRVLQEGEFEPVGSSYTKKIDVRVLAATNRDLAKAVREGKFREDLFYRLNVFPIPLPPLRERGDDVIRIAQAFAQRFAQRMGKTIAPLTPECIRRLKAYSWPGNVRELQNVIERAVITARDGRLNLDRALPEVAPSPVDEPISCRDGSRPPIRTMKELEAMERENILRALETADWKVSGDKGAARLLGMNPSTLASRMKALGISRRSRS from the coding sequence ATGTCCAGTCCCGCCACAAATACTCCGCTCCACGGGTTGGAACCTGACTCGGCCTTGCGGGCGATTCTTGAAGGCACCGCCACCGAAACCGGCGAGCGGTTTTTCCAGTCGCTGGTCCAGAATCTGGCCCGCGCGCTGAACACCCACGGTGCCTGGGTGACGGAATACTTTGCAGATACGCGCCGCCTGCGCGCCCTGGCCTTCTGGATGGACGGGCGATGGGTGCAGAATTATGAAGTGGACATCGCGGGGTCGCCCTGCGAGCGCGTGATCGACACCAAGCGATTGGTGCATTTCCCCGATCGGCTGCTGGAGCTCTATCCCAACGAGCCGGACGTGCTTGCCATCGGCGCGGTGAGCTACATGGGAGTGCCGTTGGAGGACACGGACGGGACGATCCTCGGGCATCTGGCGGTCATCGATCGGCGTCCGCTTCCGGAAGAGCCGCGCATCCATGCCATTTTCCAGATCTTCGCGGCGCGCGCCGCGGCGGAACTCCGGCGGCTCCGTTCGGAGGCTCAGGTCCGGGAACGCGAGGAGAAATTGTCCGGTCTGGTGAGGAGCGCGCTTGATGCCATCATCGAATTGGACGACGCCCTGACGGTGACGCGGTTGAACCCGGCGGCCGAGGACATCTTTTCGAATAGGGGACCGGATCTCATCGGCCGGCACGTGTCCGCCTTACTGACGGTCGAGAGTTCGAAGACCCTCACCAAGCTCATCGACGAGCTGCGCACCATGCCGGAAGGCCGACGCTCGCTCTGGATCGCTGGCGGATTGACCGCCCGGCGCGGCGCCGGCGCGGAGTTTCCCGCCGAAGCGACCCTGTCGCAGTTCGAATTGCGGCGCCGGACCTTTTACACGCTGATCCTGCGCGATGTGAACGAGCGCCTCGAAGCCGAGCGGAAGATCCGATCGCTCACGGCCGAAACCGAGCTGTTGCGCCAGGAATTGCAGGCGCTGCAGCAGTACGACGCGATCATCGGGGAGAGCGCGCCGCTTCGGCATGTGCTCCGGGATGTCGCGCAGGTGGCCGAAACGGATGCGACCGTGCTGATCATGGGCGAGACGGGGACCGGGAAGGAACTGATCGCCCGCGCGATCCACGGCGCCAGCCGGCGCCGCGAGCGGCCCTTGGTCACGGTGAACTGCGCGGCGATCCCCTCGTCGCTGATCGAGAGCGAATTCTTCGGGCATGAGCCGGGCGCGTTCACCGGCGCGACCAAGCGGCGGGAGGGGCGGTTCGCCCTGGCGGACAAGGGAACGATCTTCCTCGACGAGATCGGCGAATTGCCGTTGGATCTCCAGGGGAAGCTGCTGCGTGTCCTGCAGGAAGGGGAGTTCGAGCCGGTCGGCAGTTCGTACACCAAAAAGATCGATGTGCGGGTGCTGGCCGCGACGAACCGAGACCTGGCGAAGGCTGTACGCGAGGGCAAGTTTCGGGAGGACCTGTTTTACCGCTTGAACGTGTTCCCGATCCCACTGCCGCCGCTCCGCGAACGTGGCGACGATGTGATCAGAATCGCCCAGGCCTTCGCGCAGCGTTTTGCCCAACGGATGGGAAAGACGATCGCGCCGCTGACCCCCGAGTGCATCCGCCGGTTGAAGGCTTACAGTTGGCCCGGCAACGTGCGCGAACTCCAAAACGTGATAGAGAGGGCCGTGATCACGGCCCGGGACGGGCGGCTGAACTTGGACCGGGCGTTGCCGGAAGTCGCGCCCTCCCCTGTTGACGAACCGATATCCTGCAGGGATGGAAGCAGGCCTCCCATACGGACCATGAAAGAGCTGGAGGCGATGGAGCGGGAGAATATTCTCCGCGCGCTCGAGACCGCCGATTGGAAGGTCTCGGGCGACAAGGGGGCTGCCAGGCTCCTCGGGATGAATCCATCGACCTTGGCTTCCCGCATGAAAGCGTTGGGTATCTCCCGCCGTTCCCGTTCATAA
- a CDS encoding OsmC family protein, with protein sequence MNWEALCRSADQWLFRRMMINQQTHKGESIMSQSIVSQTVNGVDVARLGQTVEAVRQQPSLATFQFRAANRWIEGGHNRSTIQGFYGAGEEDRTRATAFVLDADEPPVLLGKDQGANPVEFVLHALAACLTTSMVYHAAARGIRIDSVESRLEGDLDLRGFLGTSDKVRPGYKNIRVHFQVASDAPAEELQQLTTYSPVFDIVSNPVPVSVSIEVQRSKAG encoded by the coding sequence ATGAACTGGGAAGCCCTCTGTCGATCGGCGGACCAATGGTTGTTTCGCCGGATGATGATCAACCAACAGACGCACAAAGGAGAATCCATCATGTCACAAAGCATCGTCAGTCAAACGGTGAACGGAGTGGATGTGGCCCGGCTGGGCCAGACGGTCGAGGCGGTGCGGCAACAGCCGAGTCTGGCCACCTTTCAATTCCGCGCGGCTAACCGATGGATCGAGGGCGGCCACAATCGCTCGACGATTCAAGGTTTCTATGGGGCAGGTGAGGAGGACAGGACGCGTGCCACGGCGTTTGTTCTCGATGCGGACGAACCCCCGGTGTTGCTCGGGAAGGATCAAGGGGCGAATCCCGTGGAGTTCGTCCTGCATGCCCTGGCCGCCTGTTTGACCACCTCGATGGTCTATCACGCGGCGGCCCGCGGCATCAGGATCGATTCGGTGGAGTCGCGCCTGGAGGGCGACCTTGACCTGAGAGGATTTCTGGGGACCTCCGACAAGGTTCGGCCAGGCTATAAAAACATTCGGGTGCACTTTCAGGTTGCATCCGATGCACCGGCCGAGGAGTTGCAGCAGTTGACGACCTATTCGCCGGTCTTTGACATCGTGTCGAATCCCGTTCCCGTGTCGGTCTCAATTGAGGTGCAGCGGTCCAAGGCCGGATGA
- a CDS encoding PEP/pyruvate-binding domain-containing protein: protein MGDRPFVLPLAASLDFPLVGGKAVGLGQLIRHGFPVPPGICLTTAAYDEHCREAGLDAEASWQGASRAKGHERSSLLAECRRIILRNDLPDLVASLLNEELQRVPWGRINWWAVRSSGTAEDRARRSMAGLYETALGFSSANLREAILQQWAGLWSERAVDYLIRSGRMSQVPKMAVLLQPMIAARAAGVLFSRSPVDPRNNLVLINAVPGLGAPLVAGTIAPDEYLVAEQGGQWSVAEHRIQAKTRALRLGEQGVIEESIENSAATTSTLTEQELLELAATGRSVERAMGYPVDLEWTFDSQGLWLLQARPITAMGSDPAPVEKQTEGSSKPTQPVLNNLTSVWSRANFKETLPEVPSLLSASFLEEYMEDNILTHYRALGCVIPPELTPVRVIQGRPFINVTLFQSLMAQLGGDPRDVTEQMGGQGAVSEQLPPRLPLWKVIRAGFMVETAIRRTIRTAPTWFAEIRQLAATRAREARDYSMFPTEALLQRLQSLGDILKNRDLTFAIVAGVGQGLRILGTLLPGAIGHDWRSLLNRALQGQGTIISARQIAEVKRLALIAAREPSARLYFHPERTDWSDFRTRLAGTTFLREFEAFLQEYGHRGIGESDFSTPRHADRPDYLLTVIRNHLHGSVDQEPPDLMARQEQARSEALLEIRRRLGWRWAHRLLATWAYRRLTHCLSLREANRHFVMYFSVMVRDLVLALGDRLVAMEKLERREEVFFLTAREIRQLGTDPLRDWRPLVKLRREERETHLRASVPDLVEPHSKEQTEGEPTGLSPAILRGIPISTGRIRGPARLIRSPEDLQAVERGDILIVPVIDPGLAPLFALAGGLIAEMGGTLSHGAIIAREYGLPTVANVCNALQIIQTGDRLDLDAERGEVRRRG from the coding sequence ATGGGCGATCGTCCCTTCGTGCTCCCGCTTGCTGCCTCGCTGGACTTTCCGCTGGTCGGAGGCAAAGCGGTCGGCCTCGGGCAGTTGATCCGGCACGGCTTCCCGGTGCCGCCCGGCATTTGTCTCACGACCGCCGCGTACGACGAACATTGCCGTGAGGCCGGACTCGACGCTGAAGCGAGTTGGCAGGGAGCTTCCCGCGCGAAGGGCCATGAACGATCGAGCCTCCTGGCCGAATGCCGCAGGATCATCCTACGCAATGATCTCCCAGACCTCGTGGCTTCCCTGCTCAACGAAGAATTGCAGCGTGTACCCTGGGGGCGGATAAATTGGTGGGCGGTCCGCTCGTCCGGCACCGCGGAAGATCGCGCGCGGCGCAGCATGGCGGGGTTGTACGAGACGGCGCTCGGTTTTTCATCCGCAAACCTGCGTGAGGCGATCCTCCAGCAATGGGCCGGGCTGTGGAGCGAACGGGCGGTTGACTATCTCATCCGGTCAGGGCGTATGAGCCAAGTCCCCAAGATGGCGGTGCTCCTCCAACCGATGATCGCGGCAAGGGCGGCGGGCGTCCTCTTTTCACGGTCCCCGGTCGATCCACGAAACAACCTCGTGCTGATCAACGCCGTCCCCGGACTCGGCGCTCCGCTGGTGGCGGGGACGATCGCACCGGATGAGTACCTCGTTGCCGAGCAGGGCGGACAGTGGTCGGTTGCGGAGCACCGGATCCAAGCCAAGACCCGGGCGTTGCGGCTGGGAGAACAGGGCGTGATCGAGGAGTCGATCGAGAACAGCGCGGCCACCACCTCGACCCTTACCGAGCAGGAATTGCTCGAATTGGCCGCAACCGGGAGATCGGTTGAACGCGCGATGGGCTATCCGGTCGATCTCGAATGGACCTTCGACAGTCAGGGCCTCTGGTTGCTCCAGGCCAGGCCGATCACCGCAATGGGAAGCGATCCTGCTCCGGTAGAGAAGCAAACGGAAGGTTCCAGCAAGCCTACCCAGCCTGTGTTGAACAATCTGACGAGCGTGTGGTCGCGTGCGAACTTTAAGGAAACACTGCCGGAGGTTCCGAGCCTCCTGAGCGCGTCGTTTCTGGAAGAATACATGGAGGACAACATCCTGACGCACTACAGGGCCCTGGGATGCGTCATCCCGCCCGAGCTGACACCGGTGCGCGTCATCCAAGGCCGACCGTTCATCAACGTCACCCTCTTTCAATCCTTGATGGCGCAATTGGGAGGAGATCCGCGAGACGTCACCGAACAAATGGGAGGGCAAGGGGCTGTATCGGAACAGCTGCCTCCCCGCCTCCCGCTCTGGAAAGTGATCCGGGCCGGCTTCATGGTCGAAACTGCGATCCGCCGGACCATCCGCACGGCCCCTACCTGGTTTGCTGAAATTAGGCAGCTCGCGGCCACAAGGGCGCGGGAGGCCCGAGACTATTCCATGTTTCCGACAGAAGCCCTGTTGCAGCGATTGCAGTCGCTCGGCGACATCTTGAAGAACCGCGATCTGACCTTCGCCATCGTCGCCGGCGTGGGGCAGGGCCTTCGAATCTTGGGCACGTTGCTGCCCGGCGCGATCGGTCACGACTGGCGCTCGCTGCTGAACCGCGCCTTACAGGGACAGGGTACGATCATCAGCGCGAGGCAAATCGCGGAGGTGAAACGTCTGGCCTTGATCGCGGCGCGCGAACCCTCGGCCCGCTTGTACTTTCACCCCGAACGGACCGACTGGAGCGACTTCCGGACCAGGCTGGCCGGCACAACCTTCCTACGCGAATTCGAAGCCTTTCTTCAGGAGTACGGCCATCGTGGGATCGGCGAAAGCGACTTTTCGACTCCGCGACATGCGGATCGCCCGGACTATCTCTTGACCGTTATCCGGAACCACCTCCACGGCTCGGTCGATCAGGAGCCACCGGACCTCATGGCTCGCCAGGAGCAGGCGCGCAGCGAAGCGCTGCTGGAAATCCGCCGGCGCCTTGGGTGGAGATGGGCTCACCGGCTCCTTGCTACCTGGGCATACCGGCGCCTCACCCACTGCCTCTCGCTCAGGGAAGCCAACCGGCATTTCGTCATGTACTTTTCTGTGATGGTCCGGGACCTGGTGCTGGCTCTCGGCGACCGGCTTGTGGCGATGGAGAAGCTTGAGCGACGGGAGGAGGTGTTTTTTCTCACAGCCCGCGAGATCCGCCAGTTAGGGACAGACCCTCTGCGGGATTGGCGGCCGCTGGTGAAATTGCGCCGGGAGGAGCGAGAGACTCACCTGCGCGCCTCAGTCCCGGACCTGGTCGAACCGCACAGCAAGGAGCAGACAGAGGGAGAGCCGACCGGCCTCTCACCGGCGATCCTGCGAGGCATTCCCATTTCCACCGGTCGGATACGGGGCCCAGCGCGGCTCATTCGATCGCCCGAGGATCTGCAGGCAGTGGAACGAGGCGACATCCTGATCGTGCCGGTCATCGATCCGGGACTCGCCCCGCTGTTTGCCCTGGCCGGCGGCCTGATCGCCGAAATGGGCGGGACCCTCTCTCACGGGGCGATCATCGCCCGCGAGTACGGCCTTCCCACCGTTGCCAACGTGTGCAACGCCTTGCAGATCATCCAAACGGGAGACCGCCTGGACCTCGACGCCGAGCGCGGCGAGGTCAGACGAAGGGGATGA
- a CDS encoding sulfite oxidase encodes MTDLDVRTKEHDEGGKKLREGQPRSVSRREFLVQGSSTLALLAVMNSPLLARFAQAEEGTQLIPFLDRPPAPPEQAIKAYGELNKHDWQRSTSWITPAKDFFTVSHYNRPQIREEDWRLTIGGLVERPVTFSLDQLRALPRQEVVFTLECAGNHGFDWFTGGIGTAKWTGTPLAPILKQAGIKHRAVDVVFFGADEGEEEVREIKMRQCFSRSLSVPEALDPSVLLCYEMNGEPLPHLNGYPARLIVPGWYGVANVKWLTRIEVIDRRWAGRFMSKDYVTIREEKGSNGETVWTQKTVGRSLIKSAPARVIVRNGKYRIEGVAWGAPVQRVEVQIDDGPWLPATIDRGQDHDYAWKFWHLDWEARSGEHRVTSRAVDREGNVQPALTDPVIANKRTYWESNGQITRRVRIA; translated from the coding sequence ATGACCGATTTGGACGTTCGAACAAAGGAACATGATGAAGGTGGAAAAAAGCTGAGAGAAGGCCAGCCCCGCTCCGTTTCGCGGCGCGAGTTCCTTGTCCAGGGCAGTTCGACGTTGGCGCTCCTGGCTGTGATGAACTCGCCGCTGTTGGCCCGGTTCGCCCAGGCTGAGGAAGGGACGCAGCTCATCCCGTTTCTTGACCGGCCGCCCGCCCCGCCGGAACAGGCCATCAAGGCCTATGGCGAACTGAACAAACATGACTGGCAACGGTCGACTTCCTGGATCACCCCTGCCAAGGATTTCTTTACGGTGTCGCACTATAACCGGCCTCAGATTCGGGAAGAAGACTGGCGGCTGACGATCGGTGGCCTGGTGGAGCGACCCGTGACCTTCTCGCTGGATCAATTGAGGGCGTTGCCGAGGCAGGAGGTTGTCTTCACCCTCGAATGCGCCGGCAACCACGGGTTCGATTGGTTCACCGGCGGCATCGGGACCGCAAAATGGACGGGCACCCCGTTGGCTCCAATCTTGAAACAGGCAGGGATCAAGCACCGTGCGGTGGACGTGGTCTTCTTTGGAGCCGACGAGGGAGAGGAGGAGGTCCGCGAGATCAAGATGAGGCAGTGCTTCAGCCGCAGCCTCTCCGTGCCGGAAGCGCTGGACCCCTCCGTGCTCCTCTGTTACGAGATGAATGGAGAGCCGTTGCCTCATCTGAACGGGTACCCGGCGAGATTGATCGTCCCCGGCTGGTACGGAGTGGCCAACGTAAAATGGCTGACTCGCATCGAGGTTATCGACCGGCGATGGGCCGGGCGGTTCATGAGTAAGGACTATGTCACGATTCGCGAGGAGAAGGGCTCGAACGGCGAGACGGTCTGGACTCAAAAGACCGTTGGGCGGTCCCTGATCAAGTCGGCGCCGGCCCGGGTGATCGTGCGCAACGGCAAATACCGGATCGAGGGTGTTGCCTGGGGGGCGCCGGTTCAACGGGTGGAGGTCCAGATCGACGACGGGCCTTGGCTGCCGGCCACGATCGATCGGGGACAGGATCACGACTACGCCTGGAAGTTCTGGCATCTGGATTGGGAGGCGAGATCCGGAGAACATCGGGTCACGTCCCGCGCCGTCGATCGAGAAGGAAACGTTCAGCCCGCGTTGACCGATCCCGTGATCGCGAACAAGCGAACCTACTGGGAGAGCAACGGCCAGATCACGAGAAGGGTGCGCATCGCGTGA
- a CDS encoding glycerate kinase type-2 family protein, with protein sequence MQVGVRQTRARRLLTRLFTSVLQAVDPREAIERHAQRRGSILSIGSDRLDLRRYRRVIVIGAGKAALPMARAMEDILGRYLETGLIITKYGHGGPTRKTRVMEAGHPVPDQTGEEGANRLLHLVQSLTSDDLLLVLLSGGASALLPAPAVGLSLKDKQKTTSLLLRSGATIHEMNTVRKHLSRLKGGQLAASTKARVVSLILSDVIGDDLGTIGSGPTAPDAATYRDAIRILQAYGVWNKVPASVRRHLLKGRRGSVKETPKPGSAIFRRVTHHLIGNNRAAVDTAAKVCSAEGVTPLVLTTELVGEASTAARWFGSLARQVVLRGRPAKRPCCLIAGGELTVTVRGKGTGGRAQEFALAAAKEIRGLPNVYVVGFGTDGTDGPTDAAGAVVDGETVTRASKRGLNVSRALSGNNAYPLLKSLKQLIITGPTGTNVNDLYLLLVL encoded by the coding sequence ATGCAGGTCGGAGTCAGGCAGACTCGCGCTCGCCGTCTCTTGACCCGCCTGTTCACTTCCGTCCTCCAGGCGGTTGATCCGCGCGAGGCAATCGAGCGTCACGCGCAACGGCGCGGCTCCATCCTTTCCATCGGCTCAGATCGATTGGATCTCCGCCGCTATCGGCGCGTCATCGTCATCGGAGCCGGCAAGGCCGCCCTACCGATGGCTCGGGCAATGGAGGATATTCTCGGCCGATACCTCGAGACAGGCTTAATCATCACGAAGTACGGGCACGGTGGCCCCACCCGCAAGACACGGGTCATGGAGGCGGGACACCCGGTGCCGGATCAGACGGGAGAGGAAGGGGCGAACAGGCTCCTTCACCTGGTCCAGAGCCTCACCAGCGACGATCTGCTCCTGGTCCTCCTCTCCGGAGGGGCGTCGGCGCTGCTCCCGGCCCCCGCGGTAGGCCTCAGCCTTAAGGACAAGCAGAAGACGACCAGTCTTCTACTGCGAAGCGGCGCGACGATTCATGAAATGAACACGGTCCGGAAGCATCTGTCCAGACTCAAGGGCGGCCAGCTTGCGGCCTCGACCAAGGCTCGTGTGGTCAGCCTCATTCTGTCCGACGTGATAGGAGACGACCTGGGTACGATCGGGTCCGGCCCCACCGCGCCGGACGCCGCCACCTATCGAGACGCCATCCGGATTCTTCAGGCCTATGGCGTGTGGAACAAGGTCCCGGCCTCGGTGCGCCGCCACCTGTTGAAAGGTCGCCGAGGTTCCGTAAAGGAAACTCCCAAGCCTGGTTCGGCAATCTTCCGCCGCGTCACGCACCATCTCATCGGCAACAATCGCGCGGCCGTCGACACCGCCGCCAAAGTCTGCTCGGCCGAAGGTGTCACACCGCTCGTGCTGACAACGGAACTGGTCGGCGAGGCCAGCACAGCGGCCCGCTGGTTCGGATCGCTGGCCAGGCAGGTGGTCTTGCGGGGACGGCCGGCGAAGCGGCCCTGCTGCCTGATCGCGGGCGGCGAGTTGACGGTCACGGTCCGGGGAAAAGGAACGGGCGGCCGCGCCCAGGAATTTGCCTTAGCGGCGGCGAAAGAGATCCGGGGACTCCCGAACGTCTATGTGGTCGGGTTCGGCACAGACGGCACCGACGGCCCGACCGATGCGGCCGGCGCCGTCGTCGACGGGGAGACGGTCACGCGGGCCTCGAAACGCGGGCTCAACGTCTCCCGGGCGCTATCGGGTAACAATGCCTATCCCCTCCTGAAATCCTTGAAGCAGCTCATCATCACGGGTCCAACCGGAACCAACGTCAACGACCTCTACCTGCTGCTCGTACTCTAA
- a CDS encoding MBL fold metallo-hydrolase: MMQDSRSRHHIRPRMAERVEVQVLVDNVTDQLSTNPQQVHSELSCLLHAGMVEWSGEAICCAHFGLSLVVTAYAEGRAYRVLFDAGPEGYAVERNGRRLGIQFGSIGAAVLSHGHWDHGGGLPRAAELIRESGGRRVPLYLHPGVFRRRALRLPNGGIVPFKPIPSCDELSARGTDVQYSSEPRLLPDGLFCLSGEIPRVTAYERGFPSHLRQREDGAGWDPDPLILDEQFLAVCVEGKGVVVFTACSHAGVVNVLTRAHTLFPDMPLYAVMGGLHLSGPGPEQIIPETVRDLSRFGLTMIIPAHCTGWRAVAALVNAFGEGVVVPSAVGKRYHFSRSDRC, translated from the coding sequence ATGATGCAGGATAGTCGATCGCGGCATCACATCCGGCCCCGTATGGCGGAGCGGGTTGAGGTACAGGTGTTGGTCGATAACGTCACCGACCAACTGTCAACCAACCCGCAGCAGGTCCATTCTGAGCTGAGTTGCCTGTTGCACGCCGGGATGGTCGAGTGGTCCGGCGAAGCCATTTGCTGCGCCCACTTCGGACTTTCCCTGGTGGTGACGGCCTACGCAGAAGGCCGAGCTTACCGAGTTCTGTTCGACGCTGGGCCGGAAGGGTATGCAGTGGAACGGAACGGCCGGCGGCTCGGCATCCAGTTCGGTTCTATTGGGGCCGCGGTCTTGTCCCATGGGCATTGGGATCACGGGGGAGGATTGCCTCGAGCGGCGGAACTCATTCGGGAATCCGGAGGGCGGCGGGTTCCGTTGTACCTGCATCCTGGGGTGTTCCGCCGCCGTGCTCTGCGGCTGCCGAATGGGGGAATCGTTCCATTCAAACCCATCCCGTCCTGCGACGAACTCAGTGCAAGGGGGACAGACGTACAATATTCTTCCGAGCCTCGCCTGTTGCCGGATGGGCTGTTTTGCCTGAGTGGAGAGATCCCGAGGGTCACGGCATATGAGCGGGGATTTCCCAGCCATCTTCGACAGCGGGAAGACGGGGCGGGGTGGGATCCCGATCCGCTCATCCTGGATGAACAGTTCCTCGCGGTCTGCGTCGAGGGCAAGGGGGTGGTGGTCTTCACCGCCTGCTCCCATGCCGGGGTGGTCAACGTGCTCACCCGGGCGCACACCCTGTTCCCCGATATGCCCCTATATGCGGTGATGGGCGGGCTGCATCTGTCCGGTCCTGGTCCGGAGCAGATCATTCCAGAGACGGTGCGCGACCTGAGCCGGTTCGGGCTCACCATGATCATTCCGGCCCACTGCACCGGGTGGCGGGCGGTCGCGGCCCTCGTCAACGCATTCGGTGAAGGGGTGGTGGTGCCGTCTGCGGTCGGGAAGCGCTATCACTTTTCACGATCCGACCGATGCTGA
- the mddA gene encoding methanethiol S-methyltransferase: MNRILAFSYGTLCYVIFLATFLYAIAFIGNIGVAQTIDGEPQRPLGQALAINLLLLGLFAVQHSVMARPAFKRWWTRFIPKPVERSTYVLFSSAALLLLFHAWQPMGVVLWDVQHPIGRGVLHGLFAGGWLLVLIATFLINHFDLFGLRQVWLYLRGRDYVPLAFKTPGLYRHVRHPLYVGWLFTFWATPTMTIAHLVFALATTAYILIAIRFEEQDLVTMHGRAYADYRQQVPMLVPSFGRSATAEMRTRTASAA, translated from the coding sequence ATGAACCGGATACTCGCCTTCAGCTATGGAACCCTGTGCTACGTCATTTTCTTGGCCACGTTTCTCTATGCGATCGCCTTCATCGGCAACATCGGGGTGGCACAAACGATCGACGGGGAGCCTCAACGGCCGCTCGGCCAAGCGCTTGCCATCAATCTGTTGTTGCTGGGCCTGTTTGCGGTACAGCACAGCGTCATGGCCAGACCGGCCTTCAAACGCTGGTGGACGAGATTCATACCGAAGCCGGTCGAGCGGAGCACCTATGTGTTGTTCTCAAGCGCGGCGCTGCTCCTGTTGTTTCATGCCTGGCAGCCGATGGGCGTGGTGCTGTGGGATGTGCAGCATCCGATCGGCCGTGGAGTCCTGCACGGCCTCTTCGCCGGGGGCTGGCTCCTGGTCTTAATCGCGACGTTCCTGATCAACCACTTCGACCTGTTCGGGCTGCGGCAGGTGTGGCTGTATCTCCGGGGCCGGGACTATGTGCCGCTGGCGTTCAAGACTCCCGGACTCTACAGGCATGTCCGGCATCCGCTCTATGTCGGGTGGTTGTTCACGTTCTGGGCCACGCCGACCATGACGATCGCTCACCTGGTCTTTGCGCTGGCGACCACGGCCTATATTTTGATTGCGATTCGGTTTGAGGAGCAAGACCTGGTGACCATGCACGGCCGAGCCTATGCCGACTATCGTCAACAGGTGCCGATGTTGGTGCCGAGCTTCGGCCGTTCGGCGACAGCGGAGATGCGGACCCGGACGGCGTCGGCTGCCTAA
- a CDS encoding lytic transglycosylase domain-containing protein, with product MMRGFAAAVLIGFTWFFLVPWVDLRAQPAQLPPHPKPAVVPDKSLESPQPPNGTGDPTASEIEEANTEVEDRLVVLPEIKREGERFYLSSFKLPDKLTFAGQPVPLDNWQVRERIEYEFYTFLEDQGESIIMAKRTGRCFPPVEKQLTDAGLPDDLKYMLLVESKCIAAAYSKAKASGPWQFINSTGRRYKLHNDRVLDERRNLEMSTDAAVKYLRHLRDFQQGDWFLAMASYNAGEDRIRKLMKEQKVADYWKLHGPRETMRYVPRIIAAKEIYSQPERYLGLSKKDLYAPLETESVTVTIKEAQRSLVSIAEEYGTYYLELKMLNPEFKKEYLPRGVYTVKVPRQTCPQRCFKQETAAPVR from the coding sequence ATGATGCGAGGGTTTGCCGCCGCAGTTCTGATCGGATTCACCTGGTTTTTCCTTGTCCCTTGGGTCGACCTCCGGGCGCAACCGGCGCAACTCCCGCCCCACCCCAAACCGGCCGTGGTCCCGGACAAGTCCTTGGAATCGCCCCAGCCCCCCAACGGAACCGGAGACCCCACAGCTTCGGAAATCGAAGAAGCGAACACCGAGGTCGAGGATCGGTTGGTTGTGCTTCCGGAGATCAAGCGTGAAGGGGAACGGTTCTACCTCAGCAGCTTTAAGCTCCCGGACAAGCTCACCTTTGCCGGGCAGCCGGTCCCGCTCGATAATTGGCAAGTCCGGGAACGGATCGAGTATGAGTTCTACACGTTTCTGGAGGATCAAGGCGAAAGCATCATCATGGCCAAGCGGACCGGCCGTTGCTTCCCTCCCGTCGAGAAGCAACTGACCGACGCGGGACTGCCGGACGATCTCAAGTACATGCTTCTGGTCGAAAGCAAATGCATCGCCGCCGCCTACTCGAAAGCCAAGGCCTCGGGCCCCTGGCAGTTCATCAACTCGACCGGCCGGCGCTACAAGTTGCATAACGACCGCGTGCTGGACGAGCGGCGGAATCTGGAAATGTCCACCGACGCCGCGGTGAAGTACTTGCGGCACCTGCGGGACTTCCAACAGGGGGATTGGTTTCTCGCCATGGCCTCGTACAACGCCGGCGAGGACCGTATCAGAAAGCTGATGAAGGAGCAGAAGGTCGCCGATTACTGGAAATTGCACGGCCCGCGTGAAACCATGCGCTATGTGCCCCGGATCATCGCGGCAAAGGAAATCTACTCCCAGCCGGAACGGTACCTCGGCCTGTCGAAGAAAGATCTCTACGCTCCGTTGGAGACCGAATCGGTGACCGTGACGATCAAGGAGGCTCAGCGCTCGCTGGTCTCGATTGCCGAGGAGTACGGCACCTATTACCTTGAACTGAAGATGCTCAATCCGGAGTTCAAAAAGGAATACCTGCCCCGGGGCGTCTACACCGTCAAGGTTCCGCGCCAAACCTGCCCGCAGCGTTGCTTCAAGCAAGAGACGGCTGCTCCCGTGCGTTGA